A window from Enterocloster bolteae encodes these proteins:
- a CDS encoding YkgJ family cysteine cluster protein, producing the protein MEREVSLEDISDGKLYGINDMVRADSGGCEGCSACCRGMGSSIILDPMDMFRLTGNLGMTPEQLLSGPLEVNMVDGIILPNIRMTGRDEACSFLNGEGRCGIHSYRPGFCRLFPLGRLYENRSFSYFLQVHECPKDNRSKVKVRKWIDTPDVKLYEKFVNDWHYFLKDLEHGLEENGSLDIRRTVVMYVLNQFYITPYNSGEEFYPQFYRRITEASEFAARSGIKTSL; encoded by the coding sequence ATGGAACGAGAAGTCAGTCTGGAGGATATATCCGACGGGAAATTATATGGTATCAATGATATGGTGAGGGCTGACAGCGGCGGATGTGAAGGCTGTTCTGCCTGCTGCCGCGGTATGGGGTCATCCATCATACTGGACCCTATGGATATGTTCCGTCTTACGGGGAACCTTGGGATGACACCGGAACAGCTTCTGTCTGGCCCACTTGAGGTGAATATGGTGGACGGCATTATCCTGCCCAATATCCGGATGACAGGCCGGGATGAGGCCTGTTCCTTCCTGAACGGAGAGGGCAGGTGCGGTATCCATTCTTACAGGCCTGGGTTCTGCCGTCTCTTCCCGCTGGGAAGACTGTATGAGAACCGGTCCTTCAGCTACTTCCTTCAGGTCCATGAGTGTCCTAAGGATAACAGAAGCAAGGTAAAGGTCCGCAAGTGGATTGATACCCCGGATGTAAAGCTGTATGAGAAATTTGTAAATGACTGGCATTATTTTCTCAAGGATCTGGAACATGGACTGGAAGAAAATGGGAGCCTGGACATCAGGAGAACGGTGGTTATGTATGTGCTGAATCAGTTTTACATAACTCCTTATAACAGCGGGGAAGAGTTCTATCCGCAGTTTTACAGGAGGATTACAGAGGCTTCTGAGTTTGCGGCACGTTCCGGAATTAAAACCAGCCTTTAA